The following coding sequences lie in one Flavobacterium cyclinae genomic window:
- a CDS encoding RteC domain-containing protein: protein MKNFSSKLISELEEQVENIKQVEKDPVKYSEQAINCTIIALEKLKSFFKNYQITDKKEEIEFFKEIKPKITSKLIYYNDIYTIEINKPTGEDKKQIKNFYKKEIRKRYNFFSKNAEIYKYYRTNNNYLDKKYFTIRKYDIKLTLESYYFQSDNNFSTSHDYLWAKIIANEKIISYLKENLNKALKNKTDNIVNQNIKWTASKVALVELIYALHNERVINNGDISLNELVKVAETFFNTEIKQHNRIFLEIRNRKTIEKTNFLKTIQENLNKKIIQLDK from the coding sequence ATGAAAAATTTTTCAAGTAAATTAATATCCGAATTAGAAGAACAAGTAGAAAACATTAAACAAGTAGAAAAAGATCCAGTCAAATATTCTGAGCAAGCTATAAATTGTACCATTATAGCATTAGAAAAATTAAAATCCTTCTTCAAAAATTATCAAATAACAGATAAAAAAGAAGAGATTGAATTCTTCAAAGAAATCAAACCAAAAATTACTAGTAAACTAATTTATTACAATGATATCTATACTATAGAAATCAACAAACCAACAGGAGAAGACAAAAAGCAAATAAAAAATTTCTACAAGAAAGAAATTAGAAAAAGATATAACTTCTTTTCTAAAAATGCAGAAATATATAAGTACTACAGAACAAATAACAATTATTTGGACAAAAAATATTTTACTATCAGAAAGTACGATATTAAACTCACTCTTGAAAGTTATTATTTTCAATCAGACAACAATTTTTCAACGTCTCATGATTACTTATGGGCAAAAATTATAGCCAATGAAAAAATCATTTCTTATTTAAAAGAGAATCTCAACAAAGCGTTGAAAAATAAAACAGATAACATTGTAAATCAAAACATTAAATGGACAGCTAGTAAAGTAGCTTTAGTAGAACTCATTTATGCCCTACACAATGAAAGAGTAATAAACAATGGAGATATTAGTCTAAATGAGCTGGTAAAGGTGGCAGAAACTTTTTTCAACACAGAAATTAAACAACACAATAGAATATTTTTAGAAATAAGAAATCGTAAAACGATTGAAAAAACAAATTTCTTAAAAACAATTCAAGAAAACCTAAACAAAAAAATAATACAATTGGATAAATAA
- a CDS encoding GIY-YIG nuclease family protein has protein sequence MAAATFNVNINGYYRDSKKNGIPNLEGVYFVYTSTYNPQQNTVTLHNLIYIGESDHVNLRIQNHEKYDIWKMYLQPGQELCYSVGQVVNDDRFRVEAAYIFRHKPPVNTEYVNAFPFDQTTVNSLGETTFIDRLFTVFRT, from the coding sequence ATGGCAGCAGCAACATTTAATGTAAATATCAATGGGTACTACAGAGACTCTAAAAAAAATGGAATTCCAAATTTAGAGGGTGTGTATTTTGTATATACATCAACTTACAACCCGCAACAAAACACAGTAACACTTCACAATTTAATTTATATTGGAGAATCTGATCATGTGAATTTAAGAATTCAAAATCATGAAAAATATGATATTTGGAAAATGTATCTACAACCAGGTCAGGAATTATGTTATTCAGTTGGTCAAGTAGTTAATGATGATAGATTCAGAGTAGAAGCCGCTTATATCTTCAGACACAAACCACCAGTTAATACAGAATATGTAAATGCATTTCCATTTGATCAAACAACTGTAAACTCATTAGGTGAAACTACTTTTATTGATAGACTTTTCACTGTTTTTCGTACTTAA